The following nucleotide sequence is from Gemmatimonadota bacterium.
AGCGTTCCGCCGAGATCACCGGCGACTTTCCCCGCTGCGGCCATCGCCTGCCAGGCGATCGGGTCCGCCTGTCCGTCTTCCTGTTCAATCCATACGAGTAAGTTGCTTGCCATCAGTTCATTTTCCGCCTAAATGACTTTTTCATCCAACAACCGGTCTACCAGGGTCCTGGCCGCGTCTTCGGGGCCGCCGTCGATCATCTCGATGTGCGCTTCCCGCTCCGGAGGCAGCGCCGTCCGCCATTCGACCCCCGAGGCCCCGGCGCCCACGCCGGCCGTATCGAGACCGAGATCCTCGCAACGCCACACCGGTATTTGGGCCCGGGCCGCCTTGCGTATGCCGATGAGGCTCGGATACCGAGGTTCGTTGATCTCCTTGACGACCGTGATCAGGGCCGGAAGCCGGCTGGTGACCGTCTCCCGCGCTTTCTCGAGCAGTCTGACCGCCGAGAGGGTCCGGTCGGACGGATCCAGGTTCCGGAGTTCCGCCACATAGGAAACGAGCGGCACACCGAGCAGGGCCGCGATCTGCACGGCCGTCGCGGCCGTATTGCCGTCGATCGCCGCCCGGCCCCCGACGATCAGGTCGAAGGCACCGATTTTGCGGATGGCCGCGACCAGGATGCGCGCCGAAGCAAGGCTGTCGCTGTCCGCCATGGCCGGGTCCGAAACCAGGACGGCTTCATCCACGCCCATGGCCAGGGCGGTCTTCAACGCGTCGGCGGCTTCGGGAGGTCCCAGGCTCAGCGCGGTCACCTTGCCGCCGTGCTCTTCCCGGGCCTGTATGGCCGTTTCCAGCGTGTACTCGTCCCAGGGGTTGACGATCCGGGGTCCGCCCTCGGCGGACAGCTTGAGGCCGTCCATGGAGGCGGACAACTGCGCCGTATCGGGCGTCTGCTTCACCAGGGCGATGATGTTCAAGTAACCGTTACCTCGCTATGTACCTTGTCGTGACAGCGTGGCCGCACGCGGTCTACGGTCGACGTGGCCGCACGTGGTCAGCGGTCAGTCCTGCCAGTATTCCGGATCGTAGGCGGGCATCTCGCACCGGAGCGGGCGGTCCGTCCGATTGCCGAACTCATAGTCCGCCTGCATGAGCTGGTGGATCTGCGACGTGCCCTCGTAGATCACCGCGCTCTTGCTGTTGCGCAGATGACGTTCCACGTCGTACTCGTCGGAGTATCCGTAGGCGCCGTGGACCTGCACCGCGTCGCTGGCCGTAGCGAAGGCCGACTCCGTGCAGTACCACTTGGCCATGCTCGTCTCCCGGGTGTTCCGCATTCCCCGGTTCTTGAGCCATCCGACCTTGCGCACCGCCAGTTCACCCAAATCGATGCGTTGCTTCATCTGGGCGATGAGTTGCTTCACGAGTTGATGGTCGCCGATGGGCTGGCCGAAGGTACGGCGCTGCCGTGCATACGACACGGAAGCTTCCAGGCAATATTTCATCAGGCCGACGGCACCCGCCGCGACGGTGTAGCGGGCGTTGTCGAGACAGGACATGGCGATCTTGAATCCCTCGCCCTCTTCACCCAGCCGGTGGGATACGGGCACGGGGACCTCGTCCATGTTGATCCAGCCCGTGTTGCTCGCCCGCACCCCCATCTTGCCCTTGATAGTGCCGGTGGTCAGGCCTTCCCACCCGCGTTCGAGCAGGAAAGCGGTGATGCCCCGCGTGCCTTCCTCCTGGCTCGTCTTGGCGAAAACCAGAAAGCGGTCCGCCACGTCGGACAGCGTGATCCACATTTTCTCGCCGCTGACCAGGTAGGTGTCGCCTTCCTTCCGGGCCCGGCTGGTCATGGCGGCCACGTCGGAACCCGCGCCGGGTTCGGTCAGTCCGAAGCAGGCGATGTTTTCACCGGTGGCCAGGGGCGGCAGAAATTGTTCCTTTTGTGCTTCCGTGCCCCACTGGAAGATGGGCAGGGCGTGCAGGCCCAGGTGGACCGCGATCGTCTCCCGGACGGAAGAGTCAGCCCACTCCAGCCCCTCCGACAGCAGGCCGAGGGAGATGAAGTCCATGCCGGCCCCTTCGTAGCGAACCGGAAGGCAGATCCCCATGAACCCCTGCGCCGCCATTTTGGGCAGCAGTTCGTGGGGGAAAGTTCCGTTGCGGTCGTGTTCCCTGATCGACGGCAGGATCTCGTTGCGGGCGAAGTCGTAGACCATCCGCTCGACCATCCGATGTTCTTCGCTTAGCTCGAATTCCATATCAGCCCTGGTTTTCGGCCGTTACACCGGCCGCTTTGCCGAAGTCCCTGCCGGGCCTGGATGCCGGATGGGTCACCGGGATCTCCCGCATGACTTCGAGGAACCGGTCCACGTCACGGTCCGTATTGTAGAAATGGGTGGACACGCGGGCCCTTCCCACGCCGCCGTAAGCCCCGAAAATCAACACGTTCTGTGCTTCGAGGGCGTGAGTCACCGCGTTGACGTCCGCCGCGGTGAAGCAGACGTTGCCTGCCCTTTCCGCTTCAGCCCGGGGCGTGATGACTTCCCAGCCCAGGTCCGACAGGCCGTCCCACACGCGGGTGCTCAGGTGAAGCACGTGCTCCTCGATGCGGTCGATCCCGATGCCCAGCAGGCAGTCCAGGGCGTTGTCCAGGATGTACACCCCTATCCAGGTTTCATTGCCCGGCGTGAACCGGCTGGCATCCTCCCGGGGTATGTACGCGGAGGGATCCTTCCAGTCGGGGAGGTAGGCCGGCGTATGCCACCCGACGAAGGGCGGGTTCAGTTCGGGCACGCGTTCCCGGTTCCAGTACAATATCCCCACGCCGTGCACGGCCATGAGCCACTTGTAGCAGCTGGATACGACGAAGTCCGCGTACTGCGCTTCGACCGGAACGACGCCCGCGGAATGGGTGACGTCGAGACAGAGCAGAGCGTTCTTGCGGTGCACGATATCGGAGAGTTCGGGAAGCGGCAGACGTTGGCCGGTGAAATAACTGACATGACTGACATTGACCACCCTGGTGTTTTCATCTATCGCTTGATCAAGATCTTCCAAGTCCGTGTGCCAGTTATTGTTTTCCACAATCCGGAGTTCCACGCCGCGGTCCTTCAGCAGGGTCCACGGCAATACGTCCGAAGGGAACTCCACGTCGGCCACCACCACGTTGTCGCCGGGCCTCCAGTCGAGCGCGTAGACCAGCAGGTTGATGCCTTCGGAAGTAGAGGTCAGGAAACCGATATCGTCGGGTTGGACGCCGAACAGGCGGCCGACTTTTTCCTTGCAACCCGCGGAAACCACTTCGAGGCGCCTGCGTCCTTCCTCTCCCAGGAGCTTGTCCTCGAAGAAACGGTGGACGGCGTCTTCATGCGTTTTCAGCATGGGCGATTCGCCGCCGGTACACAGGTGGGTAATGCCCTCGGTTCCAATGAACTCGGAAGGATCGATCAGCATGGGTGTCTCCAGTTGTAATACTTGCAGTTTCAGCCGGTCGCTAATTCGACTGCCAAGATATCCGCCGGCGCCGTTTTTGTACAGGGAATTCGGGAGGTCGTTACCGTGCGTAGCTTCCGGCGTTGTGATTGACGTAAAACGGGCTATATTGTCTGGAACCCACTGGAATCGGGCGCGCGCTGACGGAGCGCCCGGTACAACCGCTGGAGGGTCCGTTTGGTATACGATTTCCACACTCATTTCTATACCTCCGCTTACCTCG
It contains:
- a CDS encoding electron transfer flavoprotein subunit beta/FixA family protein → MNIIALVKQTPDTAQLSASMDGLKLSAEGGPRIVNPWDEYTLETAIQAREEHGGKVTALSLGPPEAADALKTALAMGVDEAVLVSDPAMADSDSLASARILVAAIRKIGAFDLIVGGRAAIDGNTAATAVQIAALLGVPLVSYVAELRNLDPSDRTLSAVRLLEKARETVTSRLPALITVVKEINEPRYPSLIGIRKAARAQIPVWRCEDLGLDTAGVGAGASGVEWRTALPPEREAHIEMIDGGPEDAARTLVDRLLDEKVI
- a CDS encoding butyryl-CoA dehydrogenase, with protein sequence MEFELSEEHRMVERMVYDFARNEILPSIREHDRNGTFPHELLPKMAAQGFMGICLPVRYEGAGMDFISLGLLSEGLEWADSSVRETIAVHLGLHALPIFQWGTEAQKEQFLPPLATGENIACFGLTEPGAGSDVAAMTSRARKEGDTYLVSGEKMWITLSDVADRFLVFAKTSQEEGTRGITAFLLERGWEGLTTGTIKGKMGVRASNTGWINMDEVPVPVSHRLGEEGEGFKIAMSCLDNARYTVAAGAVGLMKYCLEASVSYARQRRTFGQPIGDHQLVKQLIAQMKQRIDLGELAVRKVGWLKNRGMRNTRETSMAKWYCTESAFATASDAVQVHGAYGYSDEYDVERHLRNSKSAVIYEGTSQIHQLMQADYEFGNRTDRPLRCEMPAYDPEYWQD
- a CDS encoding aminotransferase class V-fold PLP-dependent enzyme, producing the protein MAVGVPDQRCLVTSPFDLVEVSGGIEMSVEIVYQTDPPAVVPGAPSARARFQWVPDNIARFTSITTPEATHGNDLPNSLYKNGAGGYLGSRISDRLKLQVLQLETPMLIDPSEFIGTEGITHLCTGGESPMLKTHEDAVHRFFEDKLLGEEGRRRLEVVSAGCKEKVGRLFGVQPDDIGFLTSTSEGINLLVYALDWRPGDNVVVADVEFPSDVLPWTLLKDRGVELRIVENNNWHTDLEDLDQAIDENTRVVNVSHVSYFTGQRLPLPELSDIVHRKNALLCLDVTHSAGVVPVEAQYADFVVSSCYKWLMAVHGVGILYWNRERVPELNPPFVGWHTPAYLPDWKDPSAYIPREDASRFTPGNETWIGVYILDNALDCLLGIGIDRIEEHVLHLSTRVWDGLSDLGWEVITPRAEAERAGNVCFTAADVNAVTHALEAQNVLIFGAYGGVGRARVSTHFYNTDRDVDRFLEVMREIPVTHPASRPGRDFGKAAGVTAENQG